A single genomic interval of Lucilia cuprina isolate Lc7/37 chromosome 2, ASM2204524v1, whole genome shotgun sequence harbors:
- the LOC111690324 gene encoding protein nubbin isoform X3: MVMSELRWHTTSEDNNSLKRDLLKTPTSAHHHHHHHHHHIMHNRYISRLSRSPSPMQSNASDCEDNNSSVGNSSDRCRSPESPAMGLTHPPLKRRQLAALHQHYPHASPPPTTPQATHSPKLIKHHKSIVDEEQEEEEGALNLTSENSRHSSQSPSLSVKSVKPCSSSPSSQQQQPLHQLPQQSATLPVPSLSNSPLPVLAPVLASPQAQLAAAAGLSLGNPLMAQAALGTPLSSHDFSQFHQALQQQQHSLQQQFQNYLDILRSGSLNLGPSDDPTVAAQMATAQFLLQRQALSQAAQQLQALQKQQELQQDRCEASVSTSHEPLQLKNHHQHHHTSTPTHHRSPLHSPATSPLPSIYASSHMSHNSHQTPPPSNSSGSIKVSGLLTPNTPSAGGGPQTPQMPKNLANAPRAPEPSPEETTDLEELEQFAKTFKQRRIKLGFTQGDVGLAMGKLYGNDFSQTTISRFEALNLSFKNMCKLKPLLQKWLDDADRTIQATGGIFDPAALQTTVTTPEIMGRRRKKRTSIETSIRGALEKSFMLNQKPTSEEISQLADRLCMEKEVVRVWFCNRRQKEKRINPSLDSPDNGDESPYMMM, translated from the exons ATGGTTATGTCAGAGTTGCGTTGGCATACAACATCGGAGGATAATAATTCACTAAAACGTGATTTATTAAAGACACCAACCTCagcccatcatcatcatcaccaccatcatcatcacaTTATGCATAATCGAT ataTCAGCCGTTTATCCCGATCTCCATCACCCATGCAATCGAATG ctTCCGATTGTGAGGACAATAATTCCAGTGTTGGCAATTCCAGTGATCGCTGTCGCTCTCCCGAAAGTCCTGCCATGGGTCTAACACATCCTCCATTGAAAAGAAGACAATTAGCAGCTTTACATCAGCACTATCCACACGCCTCACCGCCACCAACAACACCACAAGCTACCCATTCGCCCAAACTTATAAAACATCACAAGTCTATAGTGGACGAAGAGCAGGAGGAGGAAGAAGGTGCTTTAAATTTAACTAGTGAAAATTCCCGTCACTCCTCACAATCTCCCTCATTATCGGTGAAATCGGTTAAACCCTGTTCGAGCTCTCCCTCAAGTCAACAGCAGCAACCCTTACATCAATTGCCACAACAGTCTGCAACATTACCAGTACCCTCTTTAAGCAACAGTCCCCTGCCAGTATTAGCTCCTGTTTTGGCTTCACCACAAGCACAGTTGGCCGCAGCAGCCGGCTTAAGTTTGGGTAATCCCTTGATGGCCCAAGCAGCTTTGGGTACTCCCTTGTCTTCACATGACTTTTCACAATTCCACCAGGCtttgcagcagcaacaacattcactgcaacaacaatttcaaaattatttagacATTTTACGCAGTGGTTCCTTGAACTTGGGTCCCTCAGATGATCCAACTGTAGCAGCACAAATGGCAACTGCTCAATTCCTGCTACAAAGACAAGCTTTATCCCAAGCCGCCCAACAATTGCAagctttacaaaaacaacaggaaCTTCAACAAGATCGCTGCGAAGCATCAGTCTCCACATCCCATGAACCTCTACAATTAAAAAATCACCATCAGCATCATCACACTTCAACACCCACTCACCACCGCAGTCCTTTGCACAGTCCAGCCACTTCACCCCTGCCCTCTATCTATGCCTCCAGTCATATGTCACACAATTCTCATCAGACACCACCTCCCTCCAATAGTTCGGGTTCCATTAAGGTGAGCGGCCTGTTAACTCCGAATACACCCAGTGCTGGTGGTGGACCACAAACTCCTCAAATGCCCAAGAATTTAGCTAATGCTCCTAGAGCTCCAGAACCCTCCCCCGAAGAAACAACAGATTTAGAGGAATTGGAACAATTTGCCAAAACCTTTAAGCAAAGACGCATTAAGTTGGGTTTTACACAAGGCGATGTGGGTCTGGCCATGGGCAAATTGTATGGTAATGATTTCTCACAAACCACCATATCACGTTTTGAAGCTTTGAATCTAAGCTTTAAGAATATGTGCAAGTTGAAGCCGTTACTGCAGAAATGGTTGGATGATGCGGATCGTACAATACAAGCCACTGGAGG TATCTTTGATCCCGCTGCCCTGCAGACCACCGTTACTACACCCGAAATTATGGGTAGACGTCGTAAGAAGAGAACCTCCATTGAAACTTCCATAAGAGGAGCTCTCGAGAAATCTTTTATGTTAAATCAAAAACCTACTAGTGAAGAAATCAGCCAATTGGCCGATCGTTTGTGCATGGAAAAAGAAGTAGTGAGAGTATGGTTCTGCAATCGTCGTCAAAAAGAGAAACGCATTAATCCCTCTCTAGATAGTCCCGATAATGGTGATGAGTCACCCTATATGAtgatgtaa